The sequence AGCTCATCTTCTCCCTTGATCATGATGAGGACTACCCCTCTATATCTCTCTCGAAGGAGAGGCAGCGCTCTGTTGAGGATGACAGAGGACTGCAGTCTCAAGCTTTCCAcgtccctctttctccttcttcgcCTGGCTCTCTGGGGAACTTCTCCGCCCCTGGCCCCAGTTTCCTCTCCCCAGGCCCGTCCTCACCGACCCACCGACCCCTTGCAAGCCTGGTAAAGTCTCTCTCcacagagctggagctgaaagAATGCTCCACCCTCAGACCCAAGCCCCTTCTCAGCCTCGTAAAGTCAATCTCCACAGAGATCTCCCGCTCAGAGCCCGAGGTGTCGCAGTCAAAATCAGACTCCCGCCTTAACCTCCACCTGTGGAAGCAGCTGACCCAACCAAAAACCCGCAGCAATGGCGACTCCCGTACTGCGCCCCCTTCTCCTAGCTCGCTCTCACCCAGCGGAGAGGGTCTGAAAGGGGGCTTTTTCAAAATGGAGCTGGAGGACACCAAGAGGAAGCTCTCAGAGGCCGTACACGAACCTCTGAGCAGCATGTTCAGTAAGATCATGAGAGAGGAGAGCGCAGGCAGCCCCAAACACCAGTGTAGGACCCAGGGGGCTCACCAGGGCAGCTCCAGAGGTTTGGGACgggacagcagcacagacacggTCCTTTCAGAGTCTCCCGTGAGGAACGCTAGAAAAAcagatgctgatgttttgcctgTGTTTGACTGGCCTTCTGTTAGACATCTTGGGAGAAttcactgcagcccctgtcctGTGCATCACAACAGACAACTTAACAGGGATGAGGAGCTGGAAATATGCACAGATGGTGATATGATGCAAGTATTTGCCGttgagacacacagacaggcgaGGAGAGCGCCTGCTGGTTCTCAGGTCCCTTCTGAACCCTTGGCTCAGACCCCACCTCTTCTTCAGCCACCTCATCCTCTGCCACGCATGAGTTTATTCTGTGTGGCAGTGCTGTCTTATGCCTATTTCATCCTACCTCTTAGTCCATATTTCTCTGGCCTGGCTCTGGGATTAGCACTGGGGTTCTTGCTAGGACTTTTGCTCATTAGGATGGGTTCCTCCAGGTCTCGCTGCCCAGCCCCCACCGATAGACCAGCACAGACCTTGCTGGGAGAGCTGATTCTGACAGGTGGCACTGTTAACACTGAGCCTGACATCCTCAAGGTAAATGGATGAGGCATTAAGGAGGAAgttgtcacattgttttcaccttACATCTCGGTCTCACTCCAATACTCACACATTTCCCAACATGTCCTCTATAAATAACATGTGAGACGGAACTTACAGTTGAATCATAAACAATCATCAGACTTTGAATTACGTTTCTTTGTTCCACCCAACACTTGTGTCTCTTGGAGGAATAGTTTGGCAATTTGGGAAACAATTCTGCAGATGACTTGCCAGGCAACCTCAGGAGACTCCAGAATGATACTGCTAACAGCTAAGTCTAAACAGTCCGCCTCATTACTCCCTGTAAGATGGCAAATTGCTTTTTTACACTTTGGCTTTTGGACTAATTGAAGAAACAAGATATAACGTGTTGAAAATcacagaagaacaaaaaaacaaaacaaattctcaAAAAAACTCAAGTGAAAACAGTTCATCAGAAAGTGACTGATTTCTGAATGCACTTTACAGTGCACATTTGAAAGCTACACGAATTACAGTAACATGGGTACTTGTGCTTAGTTTTCACCAGAGCTAATAGTTCTAAAACAAACCAGTGTCAAGTTGGCGAGTCACTTCAGCAACTCTGCTGACCTGTTCCTTCACAGATTAAAGGTTCAGAAAGTGCAACCACATAAAGTTCCCAGAATGCAATTAAAAGCTTCGATAATAAAAACTGCTGGAGATGCAGCGGTAATTACCGTTCTCCTCCTGGTTGAGCTTGACACAGGGCAACTGGAGAGTACAGCTACCACCCAGACACTTTCAGTTCCAGAGGCAATTAGTGAGGAATACAGGCAGGAGGGAGCTGTAATTTGTCAGGGGCCAAGACAGccgaggggggtgggggtacaCAGTGtcggtgatggtgatggtgatggttgGAAATGGGGGAGTTTCACTGTCTCAGTGTTGAGCTAATTCCCTCGTTTGGTCGTTAGCAGTTTGGTTTCACTCTGTGGCTTGTTAAGATGTGAAAGTCAGAGCTGCAAagtttgtgagttttttttttcagatgtcgTCTGGTCTGGTAATCAGATGACAGAATCACAGCAGTTAGGGTGTTTGATTGCGGGCACACCTCTGAGATGAGGCCAGGGGCTGGCACCCTTATTGATGAAGTGCAAATAAAGTGTCGGTTTACTGAATGCATTGTGTGTACTACACTTTTTCAGTAGCGAACTAAGAGCATCAAGGATTGTATGACAGCTGTATGTAAGGAGTCTGAATGAACACTTCAGCATGTGTTTCAGATTAAAGAGTAAAGTTTTAGCTCACACAGCATCTCTGTAATCACACAGCAGCCGTGAGTTGTCGTTCACGTGGGAATCTTTCCCGTCTCTACCAACTATCCCATGTGATGTGATTGCAGCAGTATAAAGTCTGGAGAGACCTGGGAAGCCAAATCCAGGGCACAATGTCCCTTTGGCATTTTTGTTATATTCCATACATATTGTCCAGTACTGACATTATTATGGATGACTGCTCCTCTGAAGCCTCAGCTCACAGACTTATCTGCtatgctgcatttattttacagctcagTTGTCCATGTTACAAATCGATTCCACAAAGGTGAATTTACTATGTTTGATAATTTGGATTTACCTCTTTGGATCTGTCACTGTAAAAGAGACAttcacaatcacaatcacatTTACTTTTTGCTCTTTACTTCAGTTTTAGGCTGATTACAAACATCATAGTGTGatttttcaaaactgaacaatTCCAGATCAGGTGTTTGACCTGAAACTGTGGTGTTCATTTAAATCACAACTTACCTTCTCTGTTTCCAGGGGTGGATGAACGAGATACATGATTACGACCCAGAAACCTACCATCCAGCTCTGACTCAGTCTGTGTTTGCCACCCTGGAGGGGTCCTGTCTCCGTCTGGACTCCCCGCGTACCAACATCAGCCGCAGGGCCACATACGACGAAAGAGTCCACGAGGCCAACTTTGTCAAGTCACGTTGCTTTCAGCTGGCAAAGAGCAAAGTATGAAGACTGCTTAAGTAACTGTGTGAAGGGAATATTAGTACTGTATCTGAggctgttctgttttttaatgGGTTATAGAAAGGAAAGACCTGATACATTTAGGTATTCTGGTGATGTTCTTATAAACTTAATCTAACTCTGTGTTGTCTGAGATAAAGTACAATGCCTAACTGGAAAGAAACTGTTAAATCAATTTCTAATATTGGTTAAACTCTTCAGcattaattaataattcataAATGGGACATCTTACCGCATTTCCCATATAACAGCTTTCTTTTGCTTTGCCATAATAAAACTCTGCCCCTGTTCCCCCAAGGTATTCCTGCTGCCATCTGTGTTGGCACGGAAGAGGGTGTGGAACCCAAAGTATCCCATCTGTATCCAACTGGCCAGGGGAGGAAACTTCCGggaggatgagggaggaagGTCTGAGGGGAGTCGGGGAGAGGAACCAGGAGCTGAACCTCCTAAGCCCATCCCTGACCTGCCCACCACTCTTTACCTCTTCAGCCGCACCGGACGAGAGAAAGAAGAGTGGTTTCgtcatttcctgtttgcatCCATGgatacagagagggaaaaggagagggacagacagaggccTGGCAGATGTGTGTCCAGATCGGGTATGAGAAATGTAAACAATGCATTAGGGAAGAGAAGGCTTCTAGATAAGGCATCTATACAAATGCTATGTATGTGTGGATTATGGATTACATGCTCCAATTCTTTGCATTTCAAAGCCAATCCCTTTTGAGGGAACACACAGATCTCACAGAGCAATGGCATCAGGAAAAAAACGTGTCAGTGTTTTGAAGAAAACTACTGAGTGGAAAGAATACATATCatctgacttttattttctgataCAAATCTGTCATTTGATGTGTTGCACTTAGTTTTTACATTGCTGCACTTTTTAAAGCATTAGTTCAGGGcattagataaaaaaaaacaactgctctGTTGGACTCTTGGGAAAGGATGGTGAGTTATGAAGGATAAGAGGCTTTAATTTAGCGTTTTGAAAAGTCGGTTTGGGAAATCCACTTTTTTtgcagagttagatgagaagattcaAACGACTCTCATGTTTGGGCGTTAAGTTTTTAGATGAACCCTGCAGCTGGTGCAGACTGCTACAGCCTACACGGTGAGGGTCATGTGACCAATGAGGGTACCCAAAGGATCTGAATGGCTAATTTTCAGTGGCGTCACTGGCATGTCTACTTGTACAGTCACAGAAGGTAAACTGTGAAGCAAACAGACATGAGACTTTTTGTTTAACTCTCaggaagaaagtgaataagcctGAATAATTCCTGCTTTCTAAAATCCTGGCAGTTACGTTTTCTGTGAATGATTATTGATTTCCAAAGCACTGAGGATAAATAGAATATCACAACAGACCATGAATGTTGTGTAAACCAACCAGGTAAATGTTTCCTGGATTATTCAGGCGATCCAGCTCTGGCACAGGGTGTTTGTAATATCCCAAGCAGCAGAGGCTCCAGCAGAGTGGGCAGCAGTGACGATGATGCCCCCTGCACACCTCCAGTCCCCAGCATCCCCCCTGCAGCTCATGTCGGTCAGACCTCCAGTAGCACCAGGGGCCTTTCACTGCTAGACTACACAAGCTACATGGCTCATCTCCTGGGCGCAGAGGAGATGGGCCCCCTCTCCAGCCCTGGGGCCGGCAGCACAGAGACGAGCCCCACCATCAAAGGAAATGTAAGTCATGCTTGCAGAtaaaattgaaaagagaagcaagtTAAATTAAACTGCAGGTGTATTCCAGTTTACATCTCTCTAAAGTATCATGTAGACAGCGGTGTAGTACATTAGCATCGACCAGTGAGTACAAAATAACGTTAGTCATCTATAACATGTCATAAAGGCAACACGTTTCTGTTGTTATGCTTAATCTATTTAAAATATACAACTCTCTAAATCGTCCTAAACCTGCAGCTTTCTTTCTTGTCCTTGCTCAGCCCTGACTCAGGTGTCTTTTTCTACAGTGTACCTGTGATCTGACAGAGTACCCTGGGAAGAGCCAGACTATGTGGGCTAATGCTCTGATTGGTCGGATCTTCTGGGACTTCCTGCGAGAGAAGCACTGGGCCCACGCTGTTTCCCACAAGATCCAGAAGAAGCTCAGCAAAATCAGGGTGCGagcagttttattattatattttttattatataagTTACTGTGGCAATTTAAAGTCATAGAAAAGGTATTTAACAATAAATATCATgtattttatgtcattttaatgTATGATATGACATGTTCCTTGCAGCTGCCTTACTTTATGAATGAGCTGACTCTGACTGAGTTGGATATGGGCTGCTCTATGCCACATATCACTGCTACCTCCAGACCAGAGGTTAATCACAGGGGTGAGtacaatacacaaacacacacacacacacacacacacacagtaacagcaaGAGATGTGTGAGACATGTGATTACAGCTGAGTACTACAGAGCATCAGATCAGACGTTGTTATCCTGTTGTAATCTCACAGAGCAAAAGAGCCATTACGCCATGGAGTTTAACATTTAGAGCATGTtggcctatgtgtgtgtgtgagtgtgaatgtgtgtgtgtgtgttttaaaatcagttGGTGTGGCAGTCAACACTCCTAATGACGGGGGCAGTTTAAGTGTGTCAGTCCCTGTTTCTCCTGCCCACTTAGCTGTTACACAACCACCCCTCAACAAATTACCCTGttttcagcttctctctgttttttccgCTCAGTGCACGTGTCAGAGGGGGATTTATAATCTGGCATAATTTAttataaatttaatttcaagGGTTGATAATCACAGTAAAAGCTGTTTAATCTGCCTACTGAGCAGTGTGTGTCCAGATTAGGCTGTGTGCACGGGCTTTGTCTTAGTTTGGGTGGTGCGGTGTTGACCTCTGTGTGGCGCCCTCTGCAGGCCTGTgggtggagctgcagctggtctACACCGGTGCACTGCAGATGACCTTGCAGACCAAGTTCAACTTGTCCAAGCTGGGCAAAGAGGGTGGCCAGGACACAGACTGCACGACTGAAACTGGCAGCCCACGGTTAGTACTACACAGAGTGTGCAAGTTTATTTGAGAAGCAGTTTATGGACAAAATAACCAGATGGgattctctgttttcagctaaTCCagttaatcaaataaaaaaaataagctggAGCCTACAATCCCCACAATGCATGTCAATAGCATCTTAAATTAGCTCTTCCCTGCCTGATAGTGCCATCAGGGGTATTATCTCTTTAGAAAGAAATGCCCTCAGACATTATGCAGCTGTTTTTCCACACTGAGTGTCACCCCTCACTTTCCtttatgtgtaaaatctgtgaagtgccctctcagtgtctctgttatCTGTAAGGTGTATTCTATCATATTGCCCAGCTCAAGTGGTACGAGTGATATCAGAAATCACAGTAAGCCCTTCATTCTTAtagcacacatatacacacctgCATGGCTCTCTTTCTATCCCTCTGATCCCTTTTATCTCTGATCTACAGAGCAGAGCCTCACATTACATTGATTAGCGTGGAGCTGCCTGGCAGAGGCCGACGGTGGCAGGGATTACAGTCCAGGCAAAGCTTTAGGGTCTTTACAGTAATTTCAGGATTTGTTCATATACTTGTATCTGTCCATGTGTCCATGGAGgtatctgtttgtctttcagtccccaaaaatgctgaaaattcaGTGCATCTGCACCAGGATGGAAATGCTTCTGAAACAGAAGAGCTGAAGCTTCCATCTTCACCTCCATGTCCTTTCACCACGTGTCCACTCCTAActtgtctgcctgtgtgtcctCCCAGCTGCAGGCCCGTCCTCAGTGTGTTGGCGGACAGTGATGAGGAGTCGTCCAGCGCTGGGTCATCCGACGAGGAGGAGCTTCTCCTCTCCGAGCCCCAGGGGCCAATGGGGGAGAAGGGATCCACACCTATGGCTGAAGGGTAAACGCTGATATAAAATAACAGAGTAATATCAAACAAAAATTCTGCTTATGTGCTTCCTAAATACAAATAGCTATACAGAGTACTAAAAAGaaattctaaaaaaaagaagcacCATACAGCTTTTTTCAAAGAAGATGCTTTAATAGGTTACATTCATTAAAGAATATTATAAATGTACTATTAACTGCTACTTTTGAGTGATAAGTCAAATCACATTTGCATAAACAGCTACGTCAAAAAGGAGAAAGTGCAGCTTTCATCACCGCGAAGTGTTACTTCTGCCCGTCTGTGTTGTGACTgctcgcttttttttttaaagcagaaaataaacgGGGCTGACATCACGCTCCAGATGGCTGTCTctctcatttacatttcagcCTCTCATCCCTCCTCAAATTTAGACTTTCGCATCTGAATACTAAATCTACTCACAAACGCAGGATCATACAAAcgctctccttttcctctcctctaatCTTCTCTTACAGGACAGCGGGAGGCAGGACGGGGAGGAAGATTTTGAGATTTGTGGACAAAATTGCTAAATCCAAGTATTTCCAGAAGGCGACAGAGAACGAGTTCATTAAGAAGAAGTTTGAAGAGATGTCCAACACGCccctgctgctcactgtggAGGTTCGGGAGCTGTCAGGGACTCTGGTCGTCAACATCCCACCACCCCCTACTGACAGGATATGGTATGAACAAAATGCCTGGGCATAAGTACATGGAAGCAAAAACTGCTTCATGCAAATGTATTGAGGCAGGGCCAGGCCTTCAGTATGGAGTTGCACATGAACAGAAACCTTTCAAAAACGTGTTAGATTATGCAAAATATAagaagtgtttcagttttataatCAGTTGCTGTATAACTGATCCAAAGGCCAGATTAAAGTCTACAGGGGACGGAGATTTTACAGTCAGTGGTTAAACCAAGCCGAGGAATCTTTGTCAAGTTTCTCTAGATTGTATAGTAGTTTTCACACATTCTCTCACTCTTCTTCTGAAGATACTGAAAGTAAAACTATGCTGCTGCGTTGGTGGCTCCTGATATAGAACCTACagcgttttctttcttttattctgaagtaCCAGTACTGCATGTCATAAATGCCCTGAAACAATGCTGCCTGCTGTGTCTTGACTTTCTGTGGTGTGACTCACTTTTCACGCTTCATCTCCTGCCAAAggaatattcattttattttaccaaTCCGTTTTAGTTGAGCCTGTTTCAAACACTGAGGCAACATGAGACTGAAACGTGACTCATTACAGTCTCAATACAAATGATTATGTTTGATTCTAAAAATGTTGCGATCTCCTCTGTaggtacagcttctgtgtgccACCCAAGCTGGATCTGCATGTCCGTCCCAAACTGGGCGAGAGGGAGGTGACTTTCTGTCATGTAACCGAGTGGATTGAGAGGAAACTGCAGGATGAgtttcaagtaaaaaaaaaaaaaaaaacgtggaatgtttcctccttcctctcagcaACACACGAAGCCTCacaatcatgtttttatttcctctccagaaagtgtttgtgaTGCCAAACATGGACGACATCTACTTACCCCTGATGCACTCTGGCGTGGAACACCCTCAAGCCTCCGAGCATCTGTCTCCTCAGTCCCAACGCTCCCAAAGCTCCTCCACAGAGTCTATAGAGAGGATCCCACCTGAGATCTCCGGGGCAGAGTCTGACTAGTCGACAATCAAAGGAAATCTGGGGCTGCAAAATGgttttattacattatatattaatagtgagaagaggaggaatCAACAAACAGAACGTAAAGCTGTATTTGCCTCTTTAGACTTCGGTAGCTCTTAAACAGACTTACAGACTTGTGTTTATGACTGAGCCAGGAGTTTGTAAGGATCTGACATTTAGCACTGTAGGTGTAGCTGAGATTTGTTTGTACCATCTAAAGAAAATCATTTAATGATATGGTATAGTCAGAGCGACAGATTACTGTACATTACATAATGACAAACGACTACAAGTGATACCTTTTACCAATGTTTACATGTGAATGAACCCAGTGAGATCATTTGCTGCTTTGATGTTTACAACTCAATGTCACTTTGGATATAAGACGATGCACATTATTAAATTAAAGTTTGAAAAACACTCGTCAGTCCTGTTCTCCCAGGCCACAGTCATGCACAGAGGACGGATAAGACTCTCAGGaggcagcacagaaaaaaactatCGTCACATATCCTCATGAATCGTTTCATAAAAAGATCAAATGATGGTGAATTTTTTCAGAGCATTTCAGTTATTGCTTGTTTGAATTGATTCATGTGCAGCCCTTTCATGgattttcctctccttttcaatGTCTGAAAAACACTAAGACAAAATACtgatgtaaattaaattaagtaTTAATGATGTAAACATCATTAATACTTTACTTTGGTGTAGCTCTCATTAATCTGAAGAACTGCACTTATGAAGGCTCTAAAGTACCAATATCAGTGTAATGTCAAGATGGAAAACAAATTAACTCTTCAACAAAACGACAACAGCATGGAGCATGGTGGGAAAACAGCCTGtgaaaaatgcatgaaatgaaatcacatgtgtgacagtgtgtgggagggtgtgtgtgtgtgtgtgtatgtgagtttgTGCGAGTGTGCACATGTGGGGGTGTGTTCACGATGATACTGCTGAGTTATGTGCAGTGCGGTTCAGTACACAGGATCTGGGTCTATGTTTGAAACTGTTATGAGATGTAAATTCTTTGTTGTAAAATGATCGACTTCATGAAGTCATTTATGGTAACACGAATcacatttacatgtttacatggcAGAACTTCGGTATAACCCAGCATGGTCCTTTGACTGTCAATAGATTTTGAAATGGACATAAAATCACTGTGCCTGAAAAGTGGCTAACTGACAGGTGCAGATACATTCAGAAAAATGTTCAATGCTATCAAAGCCTATTGTGAGGATGCCTACTGTACATGAGAGAAAGATATACAGACTTAAAGAGACTCCTTggggttgttttgtgtctctttgtcgtTATTTCATAAATAGGATCTGGTCTTGTTTCTTTagcttttcagcttttatttacacacaaatTGTTCCCCCTTCAAGCTGTTCAAGCTGTACAAAATACAGTCAGGTTCACGTAACGTACATATGTTGAAAGTGCACTGGCCTGACGCCACGTAAAATCCACTGAGTGCGGTGCCTGTTCGACAGGAAGACATTCTCAGCATCTCACTCTCTTCCTTAAAGAAtagatccacatttttttctttatgtctttGGCATAATTTGCATACAAAGACCACTTCTTTCAGACTCCATGAATTATTTTCTCACTCAAACCCAGGCACCAACAAAACTTATGTTTATTCtacattttgcatgtttgtgtactGTTGTGAACACTGTTatacaaaatcatttttaatgacTGGCATTTGGGTCGCACAACAGTGAACACCTATTATCATCTGTTTGTGCCAGGTGAAGCTGAATCCAGGACATTGTCTAATTATACGGGACACTTTGGTATTTCACTTTCCAGGCCATTCCAGGATGATGTTTCACACTTTACTCCCCACTGCTCATTCCCATTTGGGAATTCCTTTCCTCATGGAGGTGGAAAGTTCTTGGGAGGTTGGGTACAGCTAATGTTTATTTATCTTGATTAAGATTAAAAACTTTCAATAGTTCCTAATGCACCACAATCAGGAGCACTGTGCTCATATTTGAGCACGTCTCATTCAGTAGATCAGAGCAGACTGATTTGCCGAGCTAGTttcaggaaaaagaaaggaggaagaaagggcGTTTTCACTTCCAAGACAAGCAGACTTCCATATAGATTTCAAGGCAGGTGGTTTTCTGGAATACACGGTTACCAGAAAGGCACCGCCCACATCAAAACTTGGACGTTGTACAACAAGTTCACAGATGTATTTCCAGGTTACACACTGAGGTTATGTGAGCGATCTATCAAGCCTAATGAAAGGAATGCGTGGAGGCATTAATGATGAGTTAGACTGAAATGACTGTTTCCTGCTCAGCAACAAACCTGATAACTTGTTAGGTTCTGATTAGCTTTGCTTTCTGATTTGGTGTCTTCTCTTTGTTGATTTTCACTTTTCCAACTTAATAAAGCAGGAGagtcttttcttttgtcaatATTCAAGACTCTTCTCAACAGTTAAGCATTTCAGAATTTACAATGACCGTTTTCATGCAGGTTTGCAAACCCATTCCTCAAAGcagcctaaaaaaaaagcaatctcAGCTGAAAACTGAGCCACATCCCTGTTCAAACCTGGGCCATGGTTAATCAGTGAACACAATCCCTGTATAGCCAACAGGAttagacaaagagacaaagagaataTGTTTCAAAGTGTGATTCTGCTTCAGGTCAGACACAGTGTTTTGGGCTTTCCCTGCTTTCATCAGTGATAAATGGTGAGCAAACCCTCCTGCCTCAAAAACAAGGGATTGTTTTAGTGCTTGTCTTCCAAAAGCAACAACACCCACATCTGCACTATGTCATCACTATATTAtagtctgttttctttaaaaaaaaaaaaaaaaagaaagaaagaaatttaatGACATAAACATCACAAAAGTGATGCTTTTATCATCTTCCACTACGCAGAAAAGGAAATAAGACTAAGAATGGGTCGTATTTCTTATCAATAACCTCAGTAACTCCTCGGTTTACTTTGGGAGGGACTGCGTTTACAGATAAAGACATGAAACCTGAGGGGAATAATTAGTCAGAAGCTACTGATCGGAAAACAGGCCATTAGCTAGAGTGCCGACACTTTTTACAACTCTGTTTACGATCACCAGATGAGTTTTATGGACATaatgggtgtatgtgtgtgtgtctttctacTTCTATCTTTTTGAGGAGCACTTTGAACATAGACCTTATTGAGTGAGGACATCATGGACAAACACCCTCAAAAAGCTGTGTGAGGGTTAacacttggttttagggttagacattcagttgtgatggttaaagTCAGTGTAAGGGGCTGGGGAAtacattatgtcagtgagtgtcctcacaaagatagaagtacaagtttGGAAGTGTGTTGCatgcatgtaagtgtgtgtgtgtgtgtgtgtgtgtgtgtgtgtgtgtgtgtgtgtgtgtgtgtgtgtgtgtgtgtgtgtgtgtgacatttacaGTAACCAGGAACCTTCAGTAATTGACAGAAGTGCCAGTAAGAAGGGTATTTGACActtaattaaacacacacacaacagtccaCTGCCATCACTGCTATGTCATACCTTTAATGTCCAGGAAAAGAAAtttgtatttagttttttgtaGTTGCTGCTAAACTGAGATGTCATTGCTATAAAAACAATTAATATGAAAAGCAGCATCGGAGGTAAAGCAGCAGTTGATGGCCATAGAAAAGGAACTTATGTTGGTTGTACAAAATGCAAGCGATTCTTtcatcatgtaaaaaaaaaaaaagccaacagtTTATTTGGTGATTATGTGATAGAGgtccttcatttcatttccctgAAGGAACTTACATTCATTTTTCTAAAGGAAGAAGAGGGCTATTCTTGGTGAGTCTAATTATAGGAGGATCAACACAGAGACAAGACAGCAGGCTGGGAATTGAATCTTGATTACATTAAAGGTGTCAAGCTTCAGTGTTTGGATTTAAGATTGAAAGTATTTAATCTCACGTGAAtggctttcaaaaaaaaaagactcttcaGATGGCCACTGTGAGGGAAACTGTTACCCCGACTTAGTCTGCCTCACTTTGGACGAGATTCCCTCCCCTTTTTCACACTAATGTCCCCCCACTAATAATTTTCCCCCAGTCTCTTAGATGCTGAAGATTTTAAGGCCAAACAAAGATGATAAGAAGTGTGCAGTTATTTTTATCTTGAATGTGATTAGATTTCCATCAGCCTTCAGCAAAACTAGCATGTTTATGAATTTTAGTGTAACAATAGTGAGATCTCCACAGCTTTGATTGCTCACATTTGGGGTTTGATATCTTTACCTGAGGTCACATGAGCTACATGCCCTTGTTAACACAAGATTAGTGTTAACAAGTTTTTGTACGACTGCCAGTTCCTCTCAGTACCCGTcattcatttcctcctcttcttttctctgtaattCTTGTCCCACATGACACTGTTGCACATGCATGACACATTCAAGTACAACATGTGTGTTGTCAAGTGACACACCCTGCTCTTACAATTGTGGGTGAGGACAGAATGTGTGTCACAATATAACTGGGTCAAAAACTTTTCACATTTCCTGCTCTGCCATTCATGATCTCCAGTATGATGCAACTGAAACCACCTTGGTACATCAATGTAGATTTCATATGATTCTGGATGTGAGGAGAACTGGAAattacttttctgtctttctttctttcttttttctttttgtt comes from Toxotes jaculatrix isolate fToxJac2 chromosome 21, fToxJac2.pri, whole genome shotgun sequence and encodes:
- the tex2l gene encoding testis-expressed protein 2, with the protein product MAESGNNGERRSEDKERGGGRPLQELHKLSPVGAPSFGSKRHLPRGIVIQLTGTEGDWDSLDESELIFSLDHDEDYPSISLSKERQRSVEDDRGLQSQAFHVPLSPSSPGSLGNFSAPGPSFLSPGPSSPTHRPLASLVKSLSTELELKECSTLRPKPLLSLVKSISTEISRSEPEVSQSKSDSRLNLHLWKQLTQPKTRSNGDSRTAPPSPSSLSPSGEGLKGGFFKMELEDTKRKLSEAVHEPLSSMFSKIMREESAGSPKHQCRTQGAHQGSSRGLGRDSSTDTVLSESPVRNARKTDADVLPVFDWPSVRHLGRIHCSPCPVHHNRQLNRDEELEICTDGDMMQVFAVETHRQARRAPAGSQVPSEPLAQTPPLLQPPHPLPRMSLFCVAVLSYAYFILPLSPYFSGLALGLALGFLLGLLLIRMGSSRSRCPAPTDRPAQTLLGELILTGGTVNTEPDILKGWMNEIHDYDPETYHPALTQSVFATLEGSCLRLDSPRTNISRRATYDERVHEANFVKSRCFQLAKSKVFLLPSVLARKRVWNPKYPICIQLARGGNFREDEGGRSEGSRGEEPGAEPPKPIPDLPTTLYLFSRTGREKEEWFRHFLFASMDTEREKERDRQRPGRCVSRSGDPALAQGVCNIPSSRGSSRVGSSDDDAPCTPPVPSIPPAAHVGQTSSSTRGLSLLDYTSYMAHLLGAEEMGPLSSPGAGSTETSPTIKGNCTCDLTEYPGKSQTMWANALIGRIFWDFLREKHWAHAVSHKIQKKLSKIRLPYFMNELTLTELDMGCSMPHITATSRPEVNHRGLWVELQLVYTGALQMTLQTKFNLSKLGKEGGQDTDCTTETGSPRCRPVLSVLADSDEESSSAGSSDEEELLLSEPQGPMGEKGSTPMAEGTAGGRTGRKILRFVDKIAKSKYFQKATENEFIKKKFEEMSNTPLLLTVEVRELSGTLVVNIPPPPTDRIWYSFCVPPKLDLHVRPKLGEREVTFCHVTEWIERKLQDEFQKVFVMPNMDDIYLPLMHSGVEHPQASEHLSPQSQRSQSSSTESIERIPPEISGAESD